A genomic segment from Camarhynchus parvulus chromosome 7, STF_HiC, whole genome shotgun sequence encodes:
- the HEG1 gene encoding LOW QUALITY PROTEIN: protein HEG homolog 1 (The sequence of the model RefSeq protein was modified relative to this genomic sequence to represent the inferred CDS: inserted 1 base in 1 codon), whose amino-acid sequence MPAACTLLLLLGLGLVPVPPAGSLPLASPRRLPPPPPPPPPSRNRLGRPSSLPAGSPVIESSHQERSSSTEIRTAGAPVELVTMLAGSREWASLPARQGAVPAAGRVTGHAVPPASDGDVPPPGAGSPENPSAGTVTHLLTHSHPPDPGSHHRAAGRLGRGKRAPSTPAAAEGTPLDLEAVSSNSAEGTQGGHHGLWNVSEFNTMRTTLLPSSPEPHHPGTDSLSQPMSSWLGTELGAAAASPSPSSALPGSLGQPQASSQASSTQTGAEHIMLHPRGVTGSLTSPLLTPSPPMDNTFRGVGSSHQPSNSSATERFGSDFPTSSTSISTTAAKAGGRTLRSLPASTRLVTMAEISTSGTEITSSSAQSQTPGLSVGAQADGGRGVTDPLLSGLPSVSGSASTTSSSSYEPPKSIPGAEEATEHLDIQAADVSSMAVGTPMSPENGHTAGVTRDSASSTNPTSSLGGTSSSLRTGTHHPNSSWEATDLPGPPLLTSSLSASEGPFPGVKSSHSPVEEKTSLTSSATSTPISATSSSGGRPPRSASGSSPWAAAKGSTSSSAMYRTLGTTQSLSTSSGREASRAQGSTGMTDFTEVAESPITRSGSPLEGPSPATGSSHVSLSILSTERRTNFPTTITSVYTTGTKGGGRTLRSLPASTTLAQKTEVSTTGTGNISSPGHSQSSLGTQGGGGRGTTLSSVNPLLTGSPSSPESTSPADKTSATGEHLPLPSTPGVVRTATREESSTVPVLDTHGASSATGSSAPLXPHTSTLGMVLLSSPAAQPGTQSRVSQSGAGLSELPTKLLPAFAPSVSVPSPSATLFIHKEGTPQAPGSRSTWSTKAESLTSQLDTAGDTRTGPVLSSTARPPVRHVSSGQAGSPEPKVTLSSKVFTYFSAAAEPSTIGSSHHSLSSSGAERRMSSPITDPVYTSSTSGAEERMLLSVTGGTLAGGMESSSFHAGAPSSPGPSEPALVEQGRTANASTSSGGFTGFATETVFVRSAKIPTYSSFQNDLTNFSGSHQPVSGSDAEKRTSVSHTDGTYISTTYTRGGERTLLSISNSSTSADSSESSTFFSEISSPFDASQSSVAHDRQTNASNSSSFVEPSTEPLLVHPSKPSISASTGSIENTTLFNTASELLTTDKSSLSSSAFPASSSLSSLQHLLSSTPPPTHLFTLSESPEPRLPSVMASSPPLQALPSSLPTSSLPSPSYSLASLLSVFSSPSSISQSSESDQASTAVATSVVRQVPSTAATARSSPRETNKPSVTHQPQKSTTFTPTRSPLPTEPMELLGGRVVSVSAPVTVTETALLGDATTQGDSSGKATPLLTTASVAPQAGPTDAPLSPSPGATNQGSIVPTVAVTTVKPPVLTTPSGRRPTPGEASTMQDHGAQTSTATKHSYTTGKSTEAMGPTTAKPAKATEENISVTSPSAAPPTIKTTGSIATTLAAAKPTTAPLPSSTVGLRTSPPATEVDKCLSNPCPALATCNNTHGSYICQCPLGYELEKGKCNLVRIFIGQVPLKLNITHGKYTDLFHVEREILEVLNASLSGLPGYHHSTVKASREANFVHVSVQSTFSLASNVTFFDVISSVKSYIRACKSPTEACQFISSLKSLHRAGSLCRQKDPECDKETSECTDFDGVALCQCKSGYFKYNKMDHSCRACDDGYKLENETCVSCPFGLGGFNCGNPYQLITVVIAAAGGGLLLIMGIALIVTCCRKNKNDISKLIFKSGDFQMSPYAEYPKNPRAQEWGRETIEMQENGSTKNLLQMTDVYYSPTGLRNPELERNGLFPPYTGLPGSRHSCIYPGQYNPSFISDETRRRDYF is encoded by the exons TCATTGAAAGCAGCCATCAGGAGAGGAGTTCAAGCACAGAGATAAGGACTGCTGGTGCTCCTGTGGAGCTGGTGACGatgctggctgggagcagggagtgggCATCACTGCCTGCCAGGcaaggggcagtgccagcagcaggccGGGTCACAGGGCACGCTGTGCCCCCTGCCAGTGATGGGGATGTCCCCCCTCCAGGAGCAGGATCCCCAGAGAACCCATCTGCTGGGACAGTGACCCACCTGCTCACCCACAGCCATCCTCCCG ACCCTGGAAGCCATCACCgtgctgcaggcaggctggggagaggcaagagggctcccagcacccctgcagctgctgaggggaCACCACTGGACTTGGAAGCTGTCAGCAGCAATTcggctgaggggacacagggagggcaCCACGGGCTCTGGAACGTGTCAGAGTTTAACACCATGAGGACAACGCTGCTACCTTCATCTCCAGAACCTCATCACCCAG GCACTGACAGCCTCTCCCAACCCATGAGCAGctggctgggcactgagctgggcgctgcagctgcttcacccagccccagctctgccctccctggctccctgggacagccccaggccTCCTCCCAGGCTTCAAGTACCCAGACTGGTGCAGAGCACATCATGCTACACCCCAGGGGTGTCACAGGGAGCTTGACCAGCCCTTTGctgactccatcacctcccatGGACAACACCTTCAGAG GCGTTGGAAGCAGCCACCAGCCATCCAACAGCTCAGCCACGGAGAGGTTCGGTTCGGAtttccccaccagcagcacctccatTTCCACAACAGCTGCCAAGGCTGGAGGGAGGACGTTGAGGTCTCTGccagccagcaccaggctggTCACCATGGCAGAGATTTCCACCTCTGGGACTGAAATCACCAGCTCTTCAGCCCAGAGCCAGACCCCTGGGTTGTCTGTGGGTGCCCAGGCTGATGGAGGCAGAGGTGTCACAGACCCATTGCTCTCAGGCTTGCCATCTGTTTCAGGAAGTGCTTCCACAA CTTCTAGCAGCAGTTATGAACCCCCCAAGAgcatcccaggtgcagaagaGGCGACGGAGCACTTGGACATCCAGGCTGCTGACGTGTCCAGCATGGCAGTGGGGACACCGATGTCCCCAGAAAATGGCCACACAGCTGGGGTGACAAGAgactctgccagcagcaccaaccCCACAAGCTCTTTGGGTGGGACCTCCTCTTCCTTGAGGACTGGGACACATCATCCCAACAGCTCATGGGAAGCCACCGATCTCCCAGGCCCTCCTTTGCTCACAAGCTccctctctgcctctgaaggTCCTTTCCCAG GTGTCaaaagcagccacagcccagtgGAAGAGAAAACCTCCCTCACTtcctctgccaccagcactcCCATTTCAGCCACATCCAGCAGTGGGGGGAGGCCCCCCAGGTCTGCCTcgggcagcagcccctgggcagcagccaaGGGTTCCACATCCAGCAGTGCCATGTACAGGACCTTGGGAACAACTCAATCCTTGTCCACATCTTCTGGGAGAGAGGCCTCCAGAGCTCAGGGGTCCACAGGAATGACAGATTTCACTGAGGTGGCAGAGTCTCCCATAACACGCTCTGGCTCTCCTTTGGAAGgtccttctccag CTACTGGAAGCAGCCATGTGTCACTCAGCATCCTGTCAACAGAGAGAAGAACCAATTTCCCCACCACCATCACCTCTGTTTACACAACAGGCAccaagggaggagggaggacgTTAAGGTCTCTGCCAGCCAGCACCACCTTGGCCCAAAAAACAGAGGTTTCCACCACTGGTACTGGTAACATCAGCTCTCCAGGCCATTCCCAGTCTTCTTTGGGAACccagggtggtggtggcagAGGTACCACCCTGTCATCTGTGAACCCATTGCTCACAGGCTCACCATCTTCTCCAGAAAGCACTTCCCCAG CAGACAAGACCTCAGCAACGGGGGAACAcctgcctctccccagcacaCCCGGTGTGGTGAGAACTGCCAccagggaggagagcagcacagtgccTGTGTTGGACACCCATGGAGCTTCCAGTGccacagggagctctgctcctc tgccccaCACCAGCACCCTGGGCATGGTCCTGCTGTcctcaccagcagcacagcctgggacacAGAGTCGTGTTTCACAGAGCGGGGCAGGACTCAGTGAGCTTCCAACAAAGCTGCTGCCTGCGTTTGCTCCCAGCGTTTCAGTGCCTTCACCTTCAGCCACACTCTTCATCCACAAGGAAGGGACACCTCAAGCCCCAGGCAGCCGCAGCACGTGgagcacaaaagcagaaagcCTCACATctcagctggacacagctggggacacccgCACCGGCCCTGTCCTGTCCTCCACGGCACGGCCTCCAGTGAGACATGTGTCATCTGGCCAAGCAGGGTCTCCAGAGCCCAAGGTCACCCTTTCATCCAAGGTCTTCACCTacttctcagctgctgctgaacctTCCA CAATTGGCAGCAGCCATCACTCACTAAGCAGCTCAGGTGCTGAGAGGAGGATGTCCAGCCCCATCACCGATCCCGTGTACACTTCATCCACGTCTGGTGCTGAGGAGAGGATGCTGCTCTCAGTGACAGGTGGCACTCTGGCTGGTGGCATGGAGAGCTCTTCTTTCCATGCtggagctcccagctctccagggcCATCTGAGCCAGCATtggtggagcagggcaggacagccaACGCCTCCACCAGCAGCGGGGGTTTCACGGGCTTTGCGACAGAGACGGTCTTTGTACGTTCTGCCAAGATACCCACTTACTCTTCTTTCCAAAATGATCTCACAA ACTTTTCAGGTAGCCATCAGCCAGTCAGTGGCAGTGATGCTGAGAAAAGGACCTCGGTCTCTCACACAGATGGCACTTACATTTCAACCACATATaccagaggaggagaaaggaccCTCCTGTCTATCTccaacagcagcacctctgctgacTCCTCAGAGAGTTccacctttttttctgaaatttccagCCCTTTTGATGCCTCACAATCATCTGTGGCTCATGACAGGCAGACCAATGCATCAAACAGTAGCAGTTTTGTTGAACCATCTACAGAGCCATTGCTGGTGCACCCTTCCAAACCGTCGATATCTGCTTCTACAGGCAGCATAGAAAATACAACTCTATTCAACACTGCCTCTGAGTTGTTGACCACTGACAAATCATCTCTGTCTTCATCAGCATTTCCAGCCTCTTCCTCACTGTCATCACTGCAGCACTTGCTGTCATCAACACCACCACCAACTCATCTGTTTACGCTGTCAGAATCACCTGAGCCACGCTTGCCCTCTGTGATGGCATCTTCACCCCCTCTGCAGGCTTTGCCATCCTCCTTGCCCACTTCCTCCTTGCCCTCCCCATCTTACTCATTAGCATCTTTACTGTCTGTGTTTTCATCACCCTCATCCATCTCTCAGTCCAGTGAGAGTGATCAAGCAAGCACCGCTGTGGCTACAAGTGTGGTCAGGCAGGTGCCCtccacagctgccacagccaggagctcaCCCAGAGAGACCAACAAGCCCAGTGTCACACACCAGCCCCAAAAGAGCACCACCTTCACTCCCACCAGGTCACCTCTCCCTACAGAACCCATGGAGCTGCTTGGTGGACGTGTTGTGTCTGTGTCCGCTCCTGTGACAGTAACAGAGACTGCCTTGCTTGGAGATGCCACCACCCaaggggacagctctgggaaggCAACACCACTGCTCACCACAGCCAGTGTTGCTCCACAGGCTGGTCCAACAGATGCACCCCTTAGTCCCTCACCAGGTGCAACAAATCAGGGCAGCATTGTCCCCACAGTGGCAGTGACCACGGTGAAACCTCCTGTGCTGACAACGCCGTCCGGTCGCCGGCCCACCCCAGGTGAGGCCAGCACCATGCAAGACCATGGGGCCCAGACTTCCACTGCCACTAAGCACAGTTATACCACTGGTAAAAGCACAGAAGCCATGGGTCCCACCACTGCAAAGCCTGCTAAAGCCACTGAGGAAAACATCTCTGTTACAAGTCCTTCTGCAGCACCTCCAACCATCAAGACCACTGGGAGCATTGCAACGACTTTGGCTGCTGCCAAACCAACCACTGCTCCTCTGCCAAGCAGCACAGTCGGGCTGAGGACATCACCTCCAGCCACAG aGGTGGATAAATGTCTTTCCAACCCTTGTCCTGCACTGGCCACCTGCAACAACACCCATGGCTCCTATATCTGTCAGTGTCCTCTTGGATATgagctggaaaaaggaaagtgCAATTTag TGAGAATATTTATTGGCCAGGTTCCCCTGAAACTGAATATCACCCACGGGAAGTACACAGACCTCTTCCACGTCGAGAGGGAGATCCTGGAGGTG CTCAATGCATCGCTGTCAGGCTTGCCAGGATACCACCACTCCACAGTTAAGGCAAGCAG ggaGGCAAATTTTGTGCACGTTTCAGTGCAATCCACGTTCTCTTTAGCGTCCAACGTGACTTTCTTCGATGTTATCAGCAGTGTGAAAAGCTACATTCGAGCTTGCAAATCCCCCACTGAAGCCTGCCAGTTCATATCAAGCCTGAAATCACTCCACAGAG CTGGCAGCTTGTGCAGACAGAAGGACCCTGAATGTGACAAGGAAACTTCAGAATGCACCGACTTTGATGGGGTTGCTCTCTGCCAGTGCAAAAGTGGATACTTCAAATACAACAAGATGGACCACTCCTGCAGAG cCTGTGACGATGGATATAAGCTGGAAAACGAGACGTGTGTGAG CTGCCCCTTTGGCTTGGGTGGATTCAACTGTGGAAACC CCTATCAGCTCATCACGGTGGTGattgcagctgcaggagggggtCTGCTGCTGATCATGGGCATAGCACTGATTGTCACCTGCTGCCG gaagaataaaaatgacATAAGTAAACTCATTTTCAAGAGTGGGGATTTCCAGATGTCACCTTATGCTGAATATCCGAAGAATCCCCGGGCACAGGAGTGGGGCAGAGAGACCATCGAGATGCAGGAGAATGGAAGCACCAAGAACCTGTTGCAGATGACAGATGTGTATTATTCG CCAACTGGACTGAGAAATCCTGAACTGGAAAGAAATGGACTTTTTCCTCCCTACACTGGTTTGCCTGGATCTCGACATTCGTGCATCTACCCTGGACAATACAATCCGTCCTTCATTAGTGATGAAACCAGAAGAAGAGACTATTTTTAG